The following DNA comes from Rhizobium lusitanum.
AGCGCGTTGCGATTGCTCGCGCGCTGGCGCTGAAACCGAAGATCATGCTGTTTGACGAGCCGACCTCGTCGCTCGATCCGGAACTGACGGGTGAAGTGCTGAATGTCATGCGTGATCTGGCCGCCGAGGGCATGACGATGGTGGTCGTCTCCCATGAAATCGGCTTTGCCGCGACCGTGGGCCAGCAGATCATCTTTCTCGATCACGGCAAGGTGCTGTTTACCGGTGAGCCGAAAGAGGTTTTCAAGAAGCCGAGAAATCCGCGTCTCGAACAGTTTCTCGACACCTACCTCGACCGCGGCGCGTCGATGCTTCTTTAGGCACGCCACTCGCCGCGCATAGCGGTTGTCCAGCTATGATGTCACGCCTCTATAGCGGCCTTCTTCAGCCGACGCTGGCTGGGGCCGTTGCGGATGTTTCCTGTGCAAGGATGCGCTGCTGCTGCGCGCCGCCGAGAGACATTGCTCCAATTCGATGGCAAGAAGCGTCACCGCCTCTGCCAGCGCTTTCTCCGCATCGGTAAATGGCAGCGCCAAGCCTTCCTCCCTTGCCTGACTGTATATTTCCGCCGCCGCGAGGACACGCTCGGCATGATAGAGGCATTCGGGTGTCGGTTCGACAAGCGTCAAGGCGAGCCGGAGATTGAAGGCAACCTGAAGGGCGAAAGCCGAGGCTGAGAAATCCACGACGGCGCCGGGCGGTTTCGCGTGATCGAGATATGTCTTCCAATGTCTGTTCATCGCGACGTTATCCGAGCTGCGCCAAAAGCTGATAGATGACCCACTGCATCCATGACAAATTGCCCCGTTTCCGCCAGCGACGGAGCGTGATGAAGGACGTTCATCTGTATTTCCCCATATTTGATGCATCCACTACCCTGTAGGCAGTAGTAACCGAGCGGCAGACGCTCTTTCAATCTTGGTCTTCGCCATCGGGGCTTCAGTCGAGTTGACCTTAGGACCTTAGTCTGATGGCGGACGGGGCGAAGGTCCCGAAGGGGGTTGCAAAAGGCCTGATATTAGCGTTTTAGCGCAGACAAGTGTTGACGACTTGCGTCGCGAAGACGATCTGATGTCGTAGCGGAGGCACTGTCTCCAGCACAATGGCTGGCGAATCTCTCCTGGCCCTTTAGTCCATGCATCCGAGAGCGTGTGAAAAGCCTATGTCTTTACGCGGAAAGTCGATCGCTGTTTCTCTCTGCACCCTATTCACGCTGGTGCTTGTCGCAATGCCCTATCACATCGAGATTCGTGGATCGTCGATCGGGCTTGTTGCCGAAACCGCCGATGCAAAAGGCGGCGGTAATGGCAATGGAGGAGGCAACGGCGGCGGTAACGGCAATGGCGGCGGTGGCAATAGCGGGAACGGGGGTGGAAATGGGGGCAGCAATGGCAATGGCAATGGCAATAGTAACGGGAACGGGAAAAATTCCAGCGGGAAAAGCGCCAAACAAAGCCAGGACAACACCGATGCTGCAACCAGTTCAGACGATGCGTCGATGAAAGTCGAGCACACCGACGGCATGAGCGAGGCCATCCAAAACGGACGCTATGTCATGAAGGATTCAAAAGGTCGCACCATCATCAACCGCAGTGCGACCACGGACGACCAGAAGCGACTGAAATCCTTCGTGCACTAGCCGTTTCTTTCCAGCGCGTCGCGAAACGCCATTGCTGCTTCTGTGCGGTTTGCAACGCCCAGCTTCGTGAAGATCTGCGTCATGTGATGCTTCACCGTCTTCTCGTGGAGATCGAGCTTGAGACCGATCTGCTTATTGCTCAAGCCGGTTGCCACGAGTTGGAGCACTTCGCTTTCCCTGTCCGTCAGTGCGCGGATAAGATCCGCCTTCGCCGGCGCATTGCCTTGTCCGGAGATCAGGCGGGCAGAAAGCGTCGGTGCAACATAGCTTTCACCAGAGGCCACCGTGCGGAGGATCTCTGCCAGCGTTCTCGATCCGACGCCCTTCAGAACATACCCCTTTGCCCCGCTTCTCAGCGCCGTCGTTACATCGTCGCTTGCCTCGGATACGGTCAGCATCACGATCT
Coding sequences within:
- a CDS encoding LuxR C-terminal-related transcriptional regulator; this translates as MTTAISLAVIDDHPLFREGVIRSLAEISGFSIVGEGSTRDDAVRIVDEARPDILLMDISMPGGGLEAIPLILERVPGQKIVMLTVSEASDDVTTALRSGAKGYVLKGVGSRTLAEILRTVASGESYVAPTLSARLISGQGNAPAKADLIRALTDRESEVLQLVATGLSNKQIGLKLDLHEKTVKHHMTQIFTKLGVANRTEAAMAFRDALERNG